The following DNA comes from Candidatus Methylacidiphilum fumarolicum.
CTTCACATCAGGCGGAACTCGCCGTAGAGGAGCCCAGTACTGCCAAGTCATACGCCAAGAGATTCTTGGCCGTCTTCACGTCTCGGTCCTGGAGCGTTCCACTGTCCGAGCAGGTCCACTGGCGAGCAGCCAGCGGTATTTTTCCTCGAACCTTCCCGAAAGCCGAAGAGGTATTACTGGAGGGAAACCAGAGATCGCCTACTCCCCACTGAGTCACCATACCATTCCGCCTTGTATTCCAGTTGCCGCCGGAACTCGGAAACACTCATGTCGGCAATGGACCAAGCCAGGGGATAGTTTTACAGCCTCCCGCCCACTTTCAAGTCTTTGATAACAATGGGATGAAACCGTTGGATAAGGTTGGAGGTGAGCTTGTTTCAGGTGTCCTGCTGGATATTGGCGATGCGGGCGAGGAGCCTGGATAGCTTGGCTCTTGCTTTTTTCGCATTCTCTGATACCGGCAACCGTTTGCCTTTGGGAACCAGGGCATTGTCCGCCCACTCAAGCTTTGTCTTGGCGGCTTGGTGCTTGCGAGAGAGACTGCAAGACAGTTCCGCAATCTTTTGGGTACCGTGGAAAGTGTTATAAGGGCCGATACCCCCAAATCCACCCCAATCACGCTTTGGTGTTCGGCGAGATCCAGGGCGATAGCGTCCGTATCGGCATGGATACTGATAAACCACCGGTTCGCACCTGAAAGACGGTAGCGGACAGGATCTTGCCTGTGAAAGGCAACAACTCCAGCCTCCATACCCAACCCAGTTTGGGTATGCGGATGCAGCACTCGTCAAGGGAAAACTGGTCGTTGGTCAATGTAAAACAGTCAGGCACGCCTTTCTTGCGGTGCTACGGATACTTTGCACGTTCTGACCAGAAGTTCTTTAAGACGGATTTCAACTGCCTAATCGTCATCTGTGGTTCGTTTTTGGTGACTTCAAGCATACAGGGAAATTGTTAGCGTTTCATGGCGTTGAGCTGACGCCCGTATAGCCGAGTGCTGAACCCGTGATAATTTCCAGTACGTCCTTCTTGTCGTGTCTGGAAACACGGGCATAGGCAATGGTATGCCGATTGGCTTTGGCTGTGGCAAGAAATCGCTCTGGGTGCAATCGCACAGGATCGTAGCGCTTGCGTCCGCCCGCCGTGCAGGCAAGAGGCAAAAGCTTGCCCTCGCGTTCCCATCACTGCAGCTTTTGGGCAGCCCCCCGGGAATTCAGGCGGCCTCTTGAATGCGGGCCATCTTGCGCGACAGGTTCAAGCTTTGCATTACTGCACAACACAAAGTGCCAGTGTTATGGAAACTGTTCCAACCTACTGGATCACTTCTTAGGCATGTTCACTGAAGACAAGCCTTGCTTTTACTCAAAGGAAAAGCATAGGTTTACCCAATGTAATTTTACAGCTTTTAAAATAGGGTAATTCTTTAGGAAAGGGTAGGCAGGTTAGGAAACTCAGGGAGAATTATTAAGAAGGGTGCTTTATCTTTACTATCTTTTTTGAGTTTGCTGGTTTTTTATAGCTCTCCACTTCACGAGAGACTTCTTTGAATCGATGTAATATAGAATGGTGCCAATGTCGAGCAAGCTCTTTGCCGCACACGAAACTTCTTTTGGCTTGGGGTAGGTTGATTAGTTGTGTTGCTCATCTTCCGACCTTGGAGGTGGATGAAGAGGCGGAAAGAAATAATTGAGACAGTGAAAAAGATGCGCGAGGATCTTCGCAAAGATGAAGCGATGATGTATGTGATTTACATCATTGAACTTTTTATTGTCATTTGGGCTATTTCCTGTACGAGAGACTACATGGAGTTCCTTCCGTATCGAATAGAAAGCATAATGTAGTAGCAATCGTATAGGAGGCTTCTGAAGGTGTGTGGATTTGGTCTATTACGTTAGCCATATATCAGCCTTGAAAGTGGAGGCGTGTGATAAAGTTGATAACGGCAGCCCATCCTGATCGGGTGGCTTTTATGGAAAATAAGCGCGATTTTCTCTAACTGGCATGCGCTAATGGAATACCGATAGGTAATACTGGATTTCACAACTGGTGGAGCACTAGTCGCCGGACGTCCGAGCACATCAAAAAACGTTGATCATAGAAGTTTAATCTCCTAATAAGAGTTAGAATGAAAAGTATTTTGGTATACTTTACGGAAAGGAAAAATTTATGAAAAAAGCCATTATTTTGTCTCTTGCCTTACTTGTAAGTTCTCCACTTATAAGTTCTTCTGGTTTTTGTATGGTCAGAAACTTCTCGTGGACAGATGGGAAAAATTTCATCTTTGGATCTCAAGTGGGAAGAAATTTTTATTTCAGAGAATATCGTGGATTAAGTCCTATTCCTTATACGTGGGGTTGGGGAACTGAGGCGGGGAATAATTTTTATTTTTACTCGCACCATCCATTAAACGAAAGGTATTTTGGTTGGGATTGGGAAGATGAGGAAAGCTTTGAAGACGATGATTATTAAATATTGTTGGGTTGATGATAAGTTATCATTTTTGGCTGTTCTTTGACGTCTTCCGTTGTCTTATTCTAATGTCGATATAAGTGAATAGGATTTTATTTGTTCTTTTTGTATTGCTAGGGGTTTTTTTACTTCAAGCAAAAGAGTGAAGAATAGAGTTATTGATATTGCCATGTCAATCTAGTTATAAATAGGCATGGCGAACCTATATCGCCGAAGAAGTTTTGCGTGTTGATCGGTCTGAGCGTAAACACGCTGCAACGAAAGGTGGTGCAAAGAGGTTCTGCCCGCCAAACGGACTGGGGCAAACCGGCGATACTACACCTACGAGGGACTACCTGCGGATGATTGTCAATGGGCGACGAGAGCGCCGCACAAGCGTCTACACAAAAGTCTCTAGTTATGGACAAAAGGGGGATCTGAAGAATCAGCGGGAAGCATTGGCAAGGTTTTGTCTGGCACAAGGCAAAACGTTGGCCGAATAGCTGGGGGATAGAATGCAGCGGACTAAACTACAAGAGAAAGAATTTTCTGCGTCTGATGGATCTGGAGGAAACGAGCAAGATTTCCAGGATCGTAGTGGCTCGCAAGGACCGTCTGGTCCAGTTCTGCTTCGGATGGTTCGAGAAGTTTTGCTAGTCCCATGGGACCAAAATCCCCGTCATGAACGCTGAATCCCTCTTTCCGCAGAAAGAGATGACCAAGGAGATTTTTTCGATCATTCCCTGCTTTTACAATCTGTCTTTACGGTTTGTGCAAACACAAAAGAAAAGACCAGAGGCCGTGGGGAAAGCCGATGTTGCCAGATAAGACGATGTGGCGAACGATCCCGAGCGGAGAACCTGCTACTCAACCAGAAAAAGCACGAGATGCTATAGGATCTCTTGCCTTCGCTAAGCAGCCGAGAATGAGTGTTTTTTCGTCTCTTTATCAGGCTTGGACCGCTTCGTGGAAAGTCTCTCGCGAACGAGGAGAGCAGGGCAAACTTATGACAGAAAGCGACGTAAGCTCGAACCGATCTCCGGTAAGAATGTGGAAGGTACCCCTCGATGATAGCTAGGAAGGGATCGAAAAATGGCTGTTAGCCTCCACTGCAATGATCTACTCAAAGATCCTGTGCCGCCTAAGATGGGCGGAAGAAAAGCCAAGCGATTGGCTTACTGGATATCCCACTTTGCGCAGCGGCTTGTTTCTGTGTTAGCCCATGTTTGGTGAAAATTTCGTAAGTTATTGATTATCAATGGTCATTTTTTCAATGTGTCACTATGTGGGGGCTTTAGAGGTTCTTTTTTTTGGGTTTCCAAGGCTCTAAGGAGCTGATTTTCAGGGCGGAAAGAATCCTCGAACAGCCGCTGATTCCGCCTTCTAGCACCCTGTCATCTCCCATGGCTCTCCTCTCAGAAGCTCCACAAGCCGGTCCACATGCGGAGCCAGAAGCTCCTTCCGCCCAAGATAGGCAATCGTCCGCTGCTTAATCTTCCCTCCATCGTAGTAGCTCTCCACCAGCAGGACATTCTGGTCCACCTTCCCGCTTGGCCGCCGAATTGGCACGATCCGCAAAAACATGAAGAGACATTATTTCAAAACGCCAAAACATGCAAGGATAATCGAGCAATAAATTAAAAAAAAGTTATTCACAGTGTAGCACTATGTTTTTTGCAAAAATCGCTTCCTCTCCTCTGGAGCACCCCCAAAATCAGCCCATTTTCACCAAACATGGGTTAGGAAAAAGACAAGCCGCTCGCTTCTAAATTTCACATGACAAAAGAGAGGCAAGCTGCCATCCTTTTGGCTTGTGAAAGGACCTGCGGAAAGGCAATCGGAAAGTCGCCAAGAATGTTACTAACTCACTCGATTGTATGCGGGGAATGTAGGTATCAAACTTTTGAAGAGAAGAGGAGATAGCATATCTCTCTCATGAGTCTTGAACATGGTAAAAGGATGGTTATTGCTTTTTCAGCTAGCTTAAAGATTCAGGGCATAATTTGACTTGTTTTAAAGGAAAAGGAGGCAGTCATTCCCTACGCAGCGCAACTACAAGTTCCGAAGCGATTATATGGAGAAGCAGTCGAGATAGAGGCTTTACTTTCTGAAGTTTTCTCAAAAGACCACGGGAAATAGGAGAGAGGGTTTTGATGGTTGCTCGCTAATCTCTCTAAATATCATAAGGAGGAAGGGAGAAGAAACGGCACAATTTTCAGGCGATTGGTAAGAATCCAGGCAAGGCAGTTAAAGCAAGACGCATCCGCAAGCACCACTTGGGAAGATAAAAAGCGATTGCTTTGCGTGCGCAAGGGGCTGGCGGAAATAGAGAGGCAAATAAATGCAAGCCTAAGCCCTCTTCTTACATTACGAGGATCTTCAGTATTTGTTTCTGAGGATTTACATATATAAAGTAACGTTTCAAGTAAAGGGCATTCCAGGCGCATTATACAAATACGTAGCGGCATGATTAAAAAGCGAATCGATTTTCTGGCGCCTGGCTGGAGGTTCCTATCGAGAGAAGGTCAATCCAGCTTAGATCTCTTAGCTTTGTTCGCGGTGTAAGTAGGTTCATCCGAAGCAGTGCATGTGGAACAAGTTTGTGTGCTGGGCATATAAGCTATGTGGATAGGGATAGTGCATACAACCAAATAAAAAGGATCGGAGATCCGGAGATTTCCCTGTGGACGCCGCAGAACCGGCTGCATGCGATTCGGTTGAAGAGGTTTACTTGTAATAGCGGGCTACCGTCCGATGGGAATCTCGATGAGGGGAGGCTGGCCTTGGATGGACGACTCTAGGCACTGGGAAGTGTCCTCTTTGATTGCCTAAATGATATGCTAATTCTAGCCCGCTCTCCCGTAGAACGAAACGGTCTTGGCAATCCCTGGTCATCCCTGTCCAATACCATGGTGAATTGAACGAACTTGGGTCAGGCGTAAGCGTTTCCGAGTACGTTTTAAGGAACAGTACTTGGAAGCTGTATTGCTTCGATAAGTCTTGTGGGTTCGTTAGACATGTCAATCTTCTTCAAAAATATCTTTTAGATTTATGACTGAATAGAGCATTGACACATGAGAGCCATTGGCTTCCCTTACATCAAACTAGACTACTCAAGCGTTCCTGATCCTTTTGGATATTCCATTTTCATTACATAGAACGTTTCTATATAAGATAGTACTGTATACGATTATGACATATACGCAATAAAGGAATAACAATTATGTAACATATATGCCATACTACTGACACCTATATGTTATAATAATTACATATAAATTTAACATAAGAGAATTTGAAATAACATATTATTCAGCAGTATTAACATTTCATGCTTACCTGTAAGATGTATCTTACTAATATCCTTATTATCCTGCTTGGCATTACTTATTGTGTCGTTGCCACTGAGACAGGGTTATATGAGAATAGCAGATCGTCTTCATTGTTGAGCGAGAGAGTGACGAATCCTACTTCTATGCTAAGTAGTGGCCATAAAAGTTGGGATACTCTTCAAAATGACTCCACTTACTTTTGGATACTAGACTAATTGGCTAATCAGTGATATTGTAAGCAATAGCCTTATAACAAGCAATGTATTTGAAAAAGATCTATCCCTTCTGGATTTATCTTTTCCTCTCGACTTTTCTGTTTGCTTTGCCGCAAAAGCCTAGTTCAAATCCACTCTTGAAACGGCTTATAGTTATAATTGTACCAGGAATGATAGATCGCGTCCAGGCACACCTACGAAGTGGGGATATCTCTGCTGCTGAAAAATCAGCTCTTACCGATCTGAAATTAGTTCAATCAAGACTCCGAAAAGCAGCTTTTAGTGGTATTGGACTCATACCAGTCTTAAATAATCTTGCCGTTATTCGTGTTCATCAAAACCGTCTTGAAGAATCCTCTCAACTGCTTAGCCGCACGATCAAAGACGGACAGCGGGAGATCGATCGATTAGAACTACAATCCGGCTACAACCCATGGTCCTGGTATATCCTGCCAGGAGGCAGCAAAGGCTCTGAACAGATCAAATATCTCCTTTCTCTCTGTCTCTTCAACTTAGCTACAGTCTATCGATTACAGGGCAACACCGAAGATGCTGGCCCATTGGAGGCAAAAGCACTGAAATGGAATCCCAAGCTTTCTTCCCTCATGCAGTTACAATCAACAGCTCCAACCACTCCGAAACCTAAACATCCATCCTCTCCTCCTCCCCAACGGCGTCCTTCACCCCCACGACCTACTCCTCCAGACTGGTATCCGAAAGAGCGCAGTAAAATCCAGATTGGAGGTGTCGACACATTTCAAGACAAACAAATAAAAGGGTAGGGGCCTTGTTGTATTACTCGAAAGTATAAATAAGTTAGCAAGCTTTTTAAGACTTTACTCTATATTTTTCATATTATAACGGATCTTAAGGACATGCCTGTATCTTTAATGGAGTAAGAATAATCTACAATCAAGAAGTAGATTTACACATAGTTATATTTTTTTACATTTATTCGTAATATTTCCATATTTCTGTAACATAAATGTTACATTATTTCCTATTGCTCAATTTTATTTGCAACATTTAATATGCTTCCATGACTGTCTATCAGGTATTTGCCATCATTGGATATGCTACTATATTCATGAGTATCAGTATTCCTGTGTTGTGTTATGCTGGCGAGGAGCTTCCGACCACTCGTTCTTCGCCTCTTCTCAGTGACAATTCCTCTAATGATCCTTTACTGCTAGGTGGCGGCCCTGAAAGTTGGGATACTCCTCAACATGACTCCAATATCCTTTCTCCTTCTTCTGTCTATGGCGGC
Coding sequences within:
- a CDS encoding tetratricopeptide repeat protein, with amino-acid sequence MYLKKIYPFWIYLFLSTFLFALPQKPSSNPLLKRLIVIIVPGMIDRVQAHLRSGDISAAEKSALTDLKLVQSRLRKAAFSGIGLIPVLNNLAVIRVHQNRLEESSQLLSRTIKDGQREIDRLELQSGYNPWSWYILPGGSKGSEQIKYLLSLCLFNLATVYRLQGNTEDAGPLEAKALKWNPKLSSLMQLQSTAPTTPKPKHPSSPPPQRRPSPPRPTPPDWYPKERSKIQIGGVDTFQDKQIKG